One window of Myxococcus xanthus genomic DNA carries:
- a CDS encoding terminase has translation MEGRFTCRLLKSFEGVPFAEQEAHLRRILSVLPVARLSVDRSGIGMNLAENLARDFPQVVEENFTNEAKERWATDFKILLQRRDVTLPRQRELVGQIHSIKRRVLPSGKVSFDAERTNRGHADKFWAVALACQRERGPERRGGTEIGVRVIG, from the coding sequence GCTGAAGAGCTTCGAGGGCGTGCCCTTCGCGGAGCAGGAGGCTCACCTGCGCCGCATCCTCTCCGTCCTTCCCGTGGCGCGCCTCAGCGTGGACAGGAGCGGCATCGGCATGAATCTCGCTGAAAACCTCGCCCGCGACTTCCCCCAGGTCGTGGAGGAGAACTTCACCAACGAGGCCAAGGAGCGCTGGGCGACTGACTTCAAGATTCTCCTCCAGCGCCGCGACGTCACCCTGCCGCGCCAGCGTGAGCTTGTCGGGCAGATTCACTCCATCAAGCGGCGCGTGCTCCCTTCCGGGAAGGTGTCCTTCGACGCCGAGCGCACCAACCGCGGGCACGCGGACAAGTTCTGGGCCGTCGCCCTGGCATGCCAGCGCGAGCGAGGACCCGAGCGCCGGGGTGGCACGGAGATTGGAGTGAGGGTGATTGGGTAA